The Centroberyx gerrardi isolate f3 chromosome 7, fCenGer3.hap1.cur.20231027, whole genome shotgun sequence genome contains a region encoding:
- the LOC139925475 gene encoding myosin heavy chain, fast skeletal muscle-like, translated as MSTDAEMEAYGPAAIYLRKPERERIEAQTAPFDAKTAFFVAEPEEMYLKGKLVKREGGKATVDTVTGKTLTVKEDDIHPMNPPKYDKIEDMAMMTHLNEPAVLYNLKERFASWMIYTYSGLFCVVVNPYKWLPVYDAQVVNAYRGKKRIEAPPHIFSISDNAYQFMLTDRENQSVLITGESGAGKTVNTKRVIQYFATIAVAGGKKAETSGKIQGSLEDQIIAANPLLEAYGNAKTVRNDNSSRFGKFIRIHFGSTGKLASADIETYLLEKSRVTFQLSAERSYHIFYQLMTGHKPELLEALLITTNPYDYPMISQGEITVKSINDVEEFIATDSAIDILGFTAEEKIGIYKLTGACMHHGNMKFKQKQREEQAEPDGTEVADKIAYLMGLNSADMLKALCYPRVKVGNEMVTKGQTVPQVNNSVMALCKSVYEKMFLWMVIRINEMLDTKQARQFFIGVLDIAGFEIFDFNSLEQLCINFTNEKLQQFFNHHMFVLEQEEYKKEGIQWEFIDFGMDLAACIELIEKPMGIFSILEEECMFPKASDTTFKNKLHDQHLGKTKAFEKPKPAKGKAEAHFSLVHYAGTVDYNINGWLDKNKDPLNDSVIQLYQKSANKLLSFLYASHAATDEASGGGGKKGGKKKGGSFQTVSALFRENLGKLMTNLRSTHPHFVRCLIPNESKTPGLMENFLVIHQLRCNGVLEGIRICRKGFPSRILYGDFKQRYKVLNASVIPEGQFIDNKKASEKLLGSIDVDHTQYKFGHTKVFFKAGLLGTLEEMRDDKLATLVTMTQALCRGYLMRREFVKMMERRDAIFSIQYNIRSFMNVKNWPWMHLYFKIKPLLKSAETEKELQQMKENYDKMKTDLATALAKKKELEEKMVSLLQEKNDLQLQVASEGENLSDAEERCEGLIKSKIQLEAKLKETSERLEDEEEVNAELTAKKRKLEDECSELKKDIDDLELTLAKVEKEKHATENKVKNLTEEMASQDESIAKLTKEKKALQEAHQQTLDDLQAEEDKVNTLTKAKTKLEQQVDDLEGSLEQEKKLRMDLERAKRKLEGDLKLAQESIMDLENDKQQSEEKIKKKDFETSQLLSKIEDEQSLGSQLQKKIKELQARIEELEEEIEAERAARAKVEKQRADLSRELEEISERLEEAGGATAAQIEMNKKREAEFQKLRRDLEESTLQHEATAAALRKKQADSVAELGEQIDNLQRVKQKLEKEKSEYKMEIDDLSSNMEAIAKSKGNLEKMCRTLEDQLSELKSKNDENVRQLNDISAQRARLATENGEFARQLEEKEALVSQLTRGKQAFTQQIEELKRHIEEEVKAKNALAHGVQSARHDCDLLREQYEEEQEAKGELQRGMSKANSEVAQWRSKYETDAIQRTEELEEAKKKLAQRLQDAEESIEAVNSKCGSLEKTKQRLQGEVEDLMIDVERANSLAANLDKKQRNFDKVLAEWKQKYEEGQAELEGAQKEARSLSTEIFKMKNSYEEALDQLETVKRENKNLQQEISDLTEQIGETGKSIHELEKAKKTVETEKAEIQTALEEAEGTLEHEESKILRVQLELNQIKSEVDRKMAEKDEEMEQIKRNSQRVIDSMQSTLDSEVRSRNDALRVKKKMEGDLNEMEIQLSHANRQAAEAQKQLRNVQGQLKDAQLHLDDAIRGQEDMKEQVAMVERRNGLMLAEIEELRAALEQTERGRKVAEQELVDASERVGLLHSQNTSLINTKKKLEADLVQVQGEVDDSVQEARNAEEKAKKAITDAAMMAEELKKEQDTSAHLERMKKNLEVTVKDLQHRLDEAENLAMKGGKKQLQKLESRVRELESEVEAEQRRGADAVKGVRKYERRVKELTYQTEEDKKNVTRLQDLVDKLQLKVKAYKRQAEEAEEQANTHLSRFRKVQHELEEAQERADIAESQVNKLRAKSRDVGKGSDSAE; from the exons ATGAGCACAGATGCAGAGATGGAGGCCTATGGCCCCGCGGCCATCTACCTCCGGaagccagagagggagaggattgaAGCTCAGACCGCTCCATTTGATGCCAAAACCGCCTTCTTTGTGGCTGAGCCTGAAGAGATGTACCTCAAGGGGAAACTCGTCAAAAGAGAGGGTGGCAAAGCCACTGTTGACACGGTTACTGGAAAG ACCCTCACTGTTAAAGAGGATGACATCCACCCCATGAACCCTCCAAAGTATGATAAGATTGAGGACATGGCCATGATGACCCACCTCAACGAGCCTGCCGTGCTGTATAACCTCAAAGAGCGTTTTGCATCATGGATGATCTAC ACCTACTCTGGACTGTTCTGTGTCGTCGTGAACCCCTACAAGTGGCTTCCTGTGTACGATGCTCAGGTTGTTAATGCATACAGAGGCAAAAAGAGGATTGAGGCTCCACCCcacatcttctccatctctgacaATGCCTATCAGTTCATGCTCACTG aTCGTGAGAACCAGTCTGTCCTTATTAC CGGAGAATCCGGTGCAGGAAAGACTGTCAACACCAAGCGTGTCATCCAGTACTTTGCAACAATTGCAGTGGCTGGAGGTAAAAAGGCAGAGACTTCTGGCAAAATTCAG GGGTCACTGGAGGACCAGATCATTGCAGCCAACCCTCTGCTGGAGGCCTATGGTAATGCCAAGACAGTGAGGAATGACAACTCCTCTCGTTTT GGTAAATTCATCAGAATCCACTTTGGCTCAACTGGCAAGCTGGCTTCAGCTGATATTGAAACAT ATCTGCTGGAAAAGTCCCGAGTAACCTTCCAGCTGTCTGCTGAGAGGAGCTACCATATCTTCTATCAGCTAATGACTGGCCACAAACCTGAGCTCCTGG AGGCTCTTCTAATCACCACCAACCCCTATGACTACCCAATGATCAGTCAGGGTGAAATCACAGTTAAGAGCATCAATGATGTGGAGGAGTTCATTGCAACAGAT TCCGCTATTGATATCCTGGGCTTCACTGCTGAGGAGAAGATAGGCATCTACAAGCTGACTGGTGCCTGCATGCATCATGGCAACATGAAGTTCAAGCAGAAGCAGCGTGAGGAGCAGGCTGAGCCAGATGGCACTGAGG tGGCTGATAAAATCGCCTATTTAATGGGCCTGAACTCAGCTGATATGCTGAAAGCTCTGTGCTACCCCAGAGTCAAGGTTGGAAATGAGATGGTGACCAAAGGTCAGACCGTGCCACAG GTCAACAACTCTGTCATGGCTCTGTGCAAATCTGTCTATGAGAAAATGTTCTTGTGGATGGTCATCCGTATCAATGAGATGTTGGACACAAAGCAGGCAAGACAGTTCTTCATTGGCGTGTTGGATATCGCTGGATTTGAGATCTTCGAT TTCAACAGCTTGGAGCAACTCTGCATCAACTTCACCAATGAGAAACTGCAACAGTTCTTCAACCACCACATGTTTGTCCTGGAGCAAGAGGAATATAAGAAGGAGGGCATTCAGTGGGAGTTCATTGACTTTGGTATGGACTTGGCTGCCTGCATTGAGCTTATTGAGAAA CCAATGGGCATCTTCTCCATCCTTGAAGAGGAGTGCATGTTCCCCAAGGCCTCAGACACAACTTTCAAGAACAAGCTGCATGATCAGCATCTTGGCAAGACTAAGGCCTTTGAGAAGCCAAAGCCTGCAAAGGGCAAGGCTGAGGCTCACTTCTCTCTGGTTCACTATGCTGGTACAGTGGACTACAACATCAATGGCTGGCTGGACAAGAACAAGGACCCACTGAACGATTCAGTTATTCAGCTCTACCAGAAGTCTGCAAACAAACTGCTTTCCTTCCTGTATGCATCCCATGCTGCAACTGATG AGGCTTCTGGAGGTGGTGgcaagaagggaggaaagaagaagggTGGTTCCTTCCAGACTGTGTCTGCTCTTTTCAGA GAGAACTTGGGCAAGCTGATGACCAATTTGAGGAGCACTCATCCTCACTTTGTGCGCTGCCTGATTCCCAATGAATCAAAGACTCCAG GTCTTATGGAGAACTTCCTGGTCATCCACCAGCTGAGGTGTAATGGCGTGCTGGAGGGTATCAGAATCTGCAGAAAGGGCTTCCCCAGCAGAATCCTCTATGGTGACTTCAAGCAGAG ATACAAAGTATTGAATGCCAGTGTCATCCCTGAGGGACAGTTCATTGACAACAAGAAAGCTTCAGAGAAACTCTTGGGCTCTATTGATGTGGACCACACTCAGtacaagtttggacacaccaag GTGTTCTTCAAAGCTGGTCTGCTGGGTACCCtggaagagatgagagatgacAAACTGGCTACACTGGTGACCATGACTCAGGCTCTCTGCAGAGGATACCTCATGAGGAGAGAGTTTGTCAAGATGATGGAGAGGAG AGATGCAATTTTCTCCATCCAGTACAATATCCGCTCATTCATGAATGTGAAAAACTGGCCATGGATGCATTTGTACTTCAAGATCAAGCCTCTTCTGAAGAGTGCTGAGACTGAGAAGGAACTTCAGCAGATGAAGGAAAACTATGACAAGATGAAGACGGACCTGGCTACCGCCCTGGCCAAGAAGAAGGAATTAGAAGAAAAGATGGTTTCCCTGTTGCAGGAAAAGAATGACCTGCAACTGCAAGTAGCTTCT GAAGGTGAGAACCTCTCTGATGCTGAGGAAAGGTGTGAAGGGCTCATTAAGAGCAAGATCCAGCTCGAGGCCAAACTCAAAGAGACAAGTGAGAgactggaggatgaggaggaagtcAATGCTGAACTGACTGCCAAAAAGAGGAAGCTGGAGGATGAATGTTCTGAGCTGAAGAAAGACATTGACGACTTGGAGCTCACCTTGGCCAAAGTGGAGAAGGAGAAACATGCCACTGAGAACAAG GTGAAAAACCTGACAGAGGAGATGGCATCTCAAGATGAGTCTATTGCCAAGTTAACCAAGGAGAAGAAGGCCCTCCAAGAGGCCCACCAGCAAACACTGGATGATCTCcaggcagaggaagacaaagtcaACACTCTGACCAAGGCCAAGACCAAGCTGGAACAGCAAGTGGACGAT CTTGAGGGTTCACTGGAGCAAGAGAAGAAGCTCCGCATGGACCTTGAGAGAGCCAAGAGGAAGCTTGAGGGAGATCTGAAACTGGCCCAGGAATCCATAATGGATCTGGAGAATGACAAACAGCAATCTGAGGAAAAAATCAAGAA GAAAGACTTTGAAACCAGCCAACTCCTCAGCAAGATTGAGGATGAACAGTCCCTTGGTTCTCAGCTTCAGAAGAAGATCAAGGAGCTCCAG GCTCGTattgaggagctggaggaagagatTGAGGCTGAGCGGGCTGCTCGGGCCAAGGTAGAGAAGCAGAGGGCTGATCTCTCCAGGGAACTAGAGGAGATCAGTGAGAGGCTTGAGGAAGCTGGTGGAGCAACGGCTGCTCAGATTGAGATGAACAAGAAGCGCGAGGCTGAGTTCCAGAAGCTGCGTCGTGACCTTGAGGAGTCCACCCTGCAGCATGAAGCCACTGCAGCAGCTCTCCGCAAGAAGCAGGCTGACAGTGTTGCTGAGCTGGGAGAGCAGATCGACAACCTCCAGCGTGTCAAGcagaagctggagaaggagaagagcgAGTATAAGATGGAGATTGATGACCTCTCTAGCAACATGGAGGCCATTGCCAAATCAAAG GGAAATTTGGAGAAAATGTGCAGAACTCTTGAGGACCAGTTGAGTGAACTCAAGTCCAAAAATGATGAGAATGTTCGCCAGCTGAATGACATCAGTGCACAGAGGGCAAGACTCGCGACAGAGAATG GTGAATTTGCTCGCCAGCTAGAGGAGAAAGAAGCTCTTGTTTCCCAGCTGACCAGAGGCAAGCAGGCTTTCACTCAGCAGATTGAGGAGCTCAAGAGGCACATTGAAGAGGAAGTGAAG GCTAAGAATGCCCTGGCCCATGGTGTTCAATCAGCCAGGCATGACTGCGACCTGCTCAGAGAGCAgtatgaggaggagcaggaggctaAGGGTGAGCTGCAGCGTGGCATGTCCAAGGCCAACAGCGAGGTGGCTCAGTGGAGGAGTAAATACGAGACTGATGCTATCCAGCGCactgaggagctggaggaggccaa GAAAAAGCTTGCCCAGCGTCTGCAGGATGCTGAGGAATCCATTGAGGCTGTGAACTCGAAGTGTGGCTCTCTAGAGAAGACCAAGCAGAGGCTGCAGGGTGAGGTGGAGGACCTCATGATTGATGTGGAGAGAGCTAATTCTCTGGCTGCTAACCTTGACAAGAAGCAGAGGAACTTTGATAAG GTCCTGGCAGAATGGAAACAGAAGTATGAGGAGGGCCAGGCAGAGCTGGAAGGAGCCCAGAAAGAGGCTCGCTCTCTCAGCACTGAAATATTCAAGATGAAGAACTCTTATGAGGAGGCTCTGGATCAACTGGAGACcgtgaagagagagaacaagaaccTGCAGC AGGAGATCTCAGACCTGACTGAACAGATTGGGGAGACTGGAAAGAGCATCCATGAGCTGGAGAAGGCAAAGAAGACAGTGGAGACTGAGAAGGCTGAAATTCAGACAGCCCTAGAAGAGGCAGAG GGTACACTGGAGCATGAGGAGTCCAAGATTCTTCGTGTTCAGCTTGAGCTCAACCAGATCAAAAGTGAAGTTGACAGGAAGATGGcagagaaggatgaggagatGGAGCAGATCAAGAGGAACAGCCAGAGGGTGATTGACTCCATGCAGagcactctggactctgaggTCAGGAGCAGGAATGATGCCCTGAGAGtcaagaagaagatggaagGAGACCTGAATGAGATGGAGATTCAGCTGAGCCATGCCAACAGGCAGGCTGCTGAGGCCCAGAAACAACTGAGGAATGTCCAGGGACAGCTCAAG GATGCCCAACTGCACCTTGATGATGCTATCAGAGGGCAGGAAGACATGAAGGAGCAAGTTGCCATGGTGGAGCGTAGAAATGGTCTGATGCTGGCTGAGATTGAGGAGCTGAGAGCCGCTctggagcagacagagagaggccgcAAAGTGGCTGAGCAGGAACTGGTTGATGCTAGTGAGCGTGTGGGTCTGCTTCACTCTCAG aaCACCAGTCTTATAAACACCAAGAAGAAGCTGGAGGCCGACCTTGTCCAGGTTCAGGGTGAGGTAGATGATTCTGTTCAGGAGGCAAGAAATGCTGAGGAGAAGGCCAAGAAGGCTATCACTGAT GCGGCCATGATGgctgaggagctgaagaaggagCAGGACACCAGCGCTCAcctggagaggatgaagaagaacctGGAGGTCACAGTCAAAGACCTGCAGCACCGTCTGGATGAGGCTGAGAATCTGGCCATGAAGGGTGGCAAGAAGCAGCTCCAGAAACTGGAGTCCAGG GTACGTGAGCTGGAAAGTGAAGTTGAGGCTGAACAGAGACGTGGAGCTGATGCTGTTAAAGGAGTCCGCAAATATGAGAGGAGAGTCAAGGAGCTCACCTACCAG ACTGAGGAGGACAAGAAGAATGTGACCAGACTTCAGGATCTGGTGGACAAGCTGCAGCTCAAAGTCAAGGCCTACAAGAGGCAGGCTGAGGAGGCT GAGGAGCAGGCCAACACTCACCTGTCCAGGTTCAGGAAGGTTCAGCATGAGCTGGAGGAGGCTCAGGAGCGTGCTGACATCGCTGAGTCCCAGGTCAACAAGCTGAGAGCCAAGAGCCGTGATGTTGGAAAG GGAAGTGACTCTGCTGAATAA